A genome region from Myxococcales bacterium includes the following:
- a CDS encoding VOC family protein, protein MLDREALVRGFSDDWVEPRGQRVGLALRCATPAEVDATFAAVVAAGFTGAKAPWDAFWGQRYAQVADPDGTKVDLFAPL, encoded by the coding sequence ATGCTCGACCGCGAGGCGCTGGTGCGCGGCTTCAGCGACGACTGGGTCGAGCCGCGCGGCCAGCGGGTCGGCCTGGCGCTCCGGTGCGCGACGCCGGCCGAGGTCGACGCGACCTTCGCCGCGGTGGTCGCGGCCGGCTTCACCGGCGCCAAGGCGCCGTGGGACGCGTTCTGGGGCCAGCGCTACGCCCAGGTCGCCGACCCCGACGGCACCAAGGTCGATCTGTTCGCGCCGCTGTGA
- a CDS encoding AgmX/PglI C-terminal domain-containing protein produces the protein MPGRGALVMTVVAALAACKSDAPSGPPGLGDRADAAALTRALVAVAERPPTERAAALTAAVLAVCGPACGCLSTTPGAAACPAANASVPAGWPALELSGRYLAEQLAAAPTRARGPLASALAGLTVPLARLDPGAIHLPTADHVRPLSLGPVLALDAQARFTVGRHPLVAFGADGARVLDPPAPTALDAGAIADTVGRVALELGDPPPPPPPLDAGTDDDLLGGFGLSGTGPMGGTGFGTIGVGGYGRIGGTGMAPIERFAFSADRAPLAFDQPVVAAAGALADHTLIMALSPRGGALAIATAARVDELPWTFRPGAPIAVVTGPVLRREAGRFVLERDGAVQAMWMAPLSPADRAALLADLAPVATTLTVEIADLTVADVVATLDLVADTTPTVRLILRRPSSRGYGGGSGPQVRMGQPSTVGDLDKAIIRRYIRRNFAKIRYCYERELLTKPGLEGTIAARFFISTTGAVASVSASGVDPAVASCIAQVIKGITFPRPKGGGGVQVDYPFEVHPTP, from the coding sequence ATGCCTGGACGCGGCGCGCTGGTCATGACCGTGGTCGCCGCGCTGGCGGCCTGCAAGAGCGACGCCCCGTCGGGCCCGCCCGGCCTCGGCGACCGCGCCGACGCCGCGGCGCTCACCCGGGCGCTGGTCGCGGTCGCCGAGCGGCCACCGACCGAGCGCGCCGCCGCGCTGACCGCCGCGGTGCTGGCGGTGTGCGGCCCCGCGTGCGGGTGCCTCAGCACCACCCCCGGCGCCGCGGCGTGCCCCGCCGCCAACGCCTCGGTCCCGGCCGGCTGGCCCGCGCTCGAGCTCAGCGGCCGCTACCTCGCCGAGCAGCTCGCCGCCGCGCCGACGCGCGCGCGGGGCCCGCTCGCCAGCGCGCTGGCCGGGCTGACGGTGCCGCTGGCCCGCCTCGATCCCGGCGCGATCCACCTGCCGACCGCGGACCACGTCCGGCCGCTGAGCCTGGGGCCGGTGCTCGCCCTCGACGCTCAGGCCCGGTTCACCGTCGGCCGCCACCCGCTGGTCGCGTTCGGCGCCGACGGCGCCCGGGTGCTCGACCCGCCGGCCCCGACGGCGCTCGACGCTGGCGCGATCGCCGACACCGTCGGGCGGGTCGCGCTCGAGCTCGGCGATCCGCCGCCGCCGCCGCCGCCGCTCGACGCCGGCACCGACGACGACCTGCTGGGCGGGTTCGGCCTGAGCGGCACCGGCCCGATGGGCGGCACCGGGTTCGGCACGATCGGCGTCGGCGGCTACGGCCGGATCGGCGGCACCGGGATGGCGCCCATCGAGCGGTTCGCGTTCTCGGCCGATCGCGCGCCCCTGGCCTTCGACCAGCCGGTGGTCGCGGCCGCTGGCGCGCTCGCAGATCACACGCTGATCATGGCGCTCAGCCCGCGCGGCGGCGCGCTGGCGATCGCCACCGCCGCGCGCGTCGACGAGCTGCCGTGGACCTTCCGCCCCGGCGCGCCGATCGCCGTCGTGACCGGCCCCGTGCTGCGCCGCGAGGCCGGCCGGTTCGTGCTCGAGCGCGACGGCGCCGTGCAGGCGATGTGGATGGCGCCGCTGTCCCCCGCGGATCGCGCCGCGCTCCTGGCGGACCTCGCGCCGGTGGCGACCACGCTCACCGTCGAGATCGCCGATCTGACCGTCGCCGACGTGGTCGCGACCCTGGATCTGGTCGCCGACACCACGCCCACCGTGCGGCTGATCCTGCGGCGCCCGTCGTCGCGCGGCTACGGCGGCGGCAGCGGCCCGCAGGTTCGCATGGGGCAGCCGTCGACGGTCGGCGATCTCGACAAGGCGATCATCCGCCGGTACATCAGGCGCAACTTCGCCAAGATCCGGTACTGCTACGAGCGCGAGCTGCTCACCAAGCCCGGGCTCGAGGGCACGATCGCGGCGCGGTTCTTCATCAGCACGACCGGCGCGGTCGCGTCCGTCAGCGCCAGCGGCGTCGATCCCGCGGTCGCGAGCTGCATCGCCCAGGTGATCAAGGGCATCACGTTCCCGCGCCCGAAAGGCGGCGGCGGCGTGCAGGTGGACTACCCGTTCGAGGTCCACCCGACACCCTGA
- a CDS encoding VIT family protein — MPPRHHEVHKSQHTGWLRAAVLGANDGLLSTASLVAGVAAADAGRSAVLVAGMAGLVGGALSMAAGEYVSVSSQADTERADLARERRELAAAPDHERAELAGIYVGRGLDPALADQVAIQLMAHDALGAHARDELGLTDTRAARPVQAAGSSAAAFAVGAAWPLGLAAAVPMDAAVVIVTGASLAALVGLGALAARVGGAPMLRGAARVGVLGAVAMAASAAIGAWFGTVV, encoded by the coding sequence ATGCCGCCGCGCCATCACGAGGTCCACAAGAGCCAGCACACCGGCTGGCTGCGCGCCGCGGTGCTGGGCGCCAACGACGGGCTCCTGTCGACGGCGAGCCTGGTCGCGGGCGTGGCGGCGGCGGACGCGGGGCGCAGCGCGGTGCTGGTCGCGGGGATGGCGGGGCTGGTCGGCGGCGCGCTGTCGATGGCGGCGGGCGAGTACGTGTCGGTCAGCTCCCAGGCCGACACCGAGCGCGCGGACCTGGCCCGCGAGCGCCGCGAGCTGGCGGCGGCGCCGGACCACGAGCGCGCCGAGCTGGCCGGCATCTACGTCGGCCGCGGCCTCGATCCGGCGCTGGCCGATCAGGTCGCGATCCAGCTCATGGCCCACGACGCGCTCGGCGCCCACGCCCGCGACGAGCTGGGTCTGACCGACACCAGGGCGGCCCGGCCGGTGCAAGCGGCGGGCTCGTCGGCGGCGGCGTTCGCGGTCGGCGCGGCCTGGCCGCTGGGCCTGGCCGCGGCCGTGCCGATGGACGCGGCGGTGGTGATCGTCACCGGCGCGTCGCTGGCGGCGCTGGTGGGGCTCGGCGCCCTGGCCGCGCGGGTCGGCGGCGCGCCGATGCTCCGGGGCGCGGCGCGGGTCGGCGTGCTGGGCGCGGTCGCGATGGCCGCGTCGGCGGCGATCGGCGCGTGGTTCGGCACGGTGGTGTGA
- a CDS encoding proline--tRNA ligase encodes MSSAKAATAIVPTRSDDYAEWYQQVVKAADLAENSPVRGCMVIKPWGYALWENMQRVLDGMFKDTGHVNAYFPLFIPLSFLEKEAAHVEGFAKECAVVTHHRLVAKDGRLVPDPASKLEEPLVVRPTSETIIGEMFAKWVQSYRDLPLLINQWANVVRWEMRTRLFLRTAEFLWQEGHTAHATPAEAVDETMKMLAVYADFAEHWMATPVIQGEKTAGERFPGAVQTFCIEAMMQDRKALQAGTSHFLGQNFAKASGIQFLDDKGVLGHAWTTSWGVSTRLVGSMIMTHADDDGMVCPPKLAPTHVVILPVAHKPEDRPRVLDYCKALRTELRGVVFAGQTLRVEVDDRDLRGGDKVWQWIKKGVPIRLEVGPRDIDKDAVFVGRRDKAPKDKASVGRGEFVATVAATLQEIQDGLLARARAFQAEHTRVIDTKDEFYAFFTPPAQQDPNAPTPIHGGFALTHFSGDVALEKTIKDELGVTVRCIPLADGEPGTCPFTGQPSAKRVIWAKAY; translated from the coding sequence ATGTCGTCCGCCAAAGCCGCTACCGCGATCGTCCCCACCCGCTCCGACGACTACGCCGAGTGGTACCAGCAGGTCGTCAAGGCCGCCGACCTCGCCGAGAACTCGCCGGTCCGCGGCTGCATGGTGATCAAGCCGTGGGGCTACGCGCTGTGGGAGAACATGCAGCGCGTCCTCGACGGCATGTTCAAGGACACCGGCCACGTCAACGCGTACTTCCCGCTGTTCATCCCGCTGTCGTTCCTCGAGAAGGAGGCCGCGCACGTCGAGGGCTTCGCCAAGGAGTGCGCGGTCGTCACCCACCACCGCCTCGTGGCCAAGGACGGCCGGCTGGTGCCGGATCCTGCGTCGAAGCTCGAGGAGCCGCTGGTGGTGCGGCCGACGTCCGAGACGATCATCGGCGAGATGTTCGCGAAGTGGGTGCAGAGCTACCGCGACCTGCCGCTGCTCATCAACCAGTGGGCCAACGTCGTCCGCTGGGAGATGCGCACCCGCCTGTTCCTGCGCACCGCCGAGTTCCTGTGGCAGGAGGGGCACACCGCCCACGCCACGCCGGCCGAGGCGGTCGACGAGACGATGAAGATGCTCGCGGTCTACGCCGACTTCGCCGAGCACTGGATGGCGACGCCGGTGATCCAGGGCGAGAAGACCGCGGGCGAGCGGTTCCCCGGCGCGGTCCAGACCTTCTGCATCGAGGCGATGATGCAGGACCGCAAGGCGCTGCAGGCGGGCACCTCGCACTTCCTCGGCCAGAACTTCGCCAAGGCCTCGGGCATCCAGTTCCTCGACGACAAGGGCGTGCTCGGCCACGCCTGGACCACGTCGTGGGGCGTGTCGACCCGCCTGGTCGGCTCGATGATCATGACCCACGCCGACGACGACGGCATGGTGTGCCCGCCCAAGCTGGCGCCGACCCACGTCGTGATCCTGCCGGTCGCGCACAAGCCCGAGGACCGGCCGCGCGTGCTCGACTACTGCAAGGCCCTGCGCACCGAGCTGCGCGGCGTGGTCTTCGCCGGCCAGACCCTGCGGGTCGAGGTCGACGATCGCGATCTGCGCGGCGGCGACAAGGTCTGGCAGTGGATCAAGAAGGGCGTGCCGATCCGCCTCGAGGTCGGCCCGCGCGACATCGACAAGGACGCGGTGTTCGTCGGCCGCCGCGACAAGGCGCCCAAGGACAAGGCCTCGGTCGGGCGCGGCGAGTTCGTCGCGACCGTGGCCGCGACGCTGCAGGAGATCCAGGACGGCCTGCTGGCCCGGGCCCGCGCGTTCCAGGCCGAGCACACCCGCGTGATCGACACCAAGGACGAGTTCTACGCGTTCTTCACGCCGCCGGCGCAGCAGGATCCCAACGCGCCGACGCCGATCCACGGCGGCTTCGCGCTGACCCACTTCTCCGGCGACGTCGCGCTCGAGAAGACCATCAAGGACGAGCTGGGCGTCACCGTCCGGTGCATCCCGCTCGCCGACGGCGAGCCCGGCACGTGCCCGTTCACCGGGCAGCCCAGCGCCAAGCGCGTCATCTGGGCCAAGGCGTACTGA